From a single Columba livia isolate bColLiv1 breed racing homer chromosome 15, bColLiv1.pat.W.v2, whole genome shotgun sequence genomic region:
- the NUDT1 gene encoding oxidized purine nucleoside triphosphate hydrolase yields MFTTRLFTLVLVVQPPRVLLGMKKRGFGAGLWNGFGGKVQPGESIEEAARRELLEESGLTVDTLQKMGQITFEFVGNSELMEVHIFRADHFHGEPTESDEMRPQWFQLDEVPFNHMWADDIYWFPLLLQKKLFRGYFKFQGQDTILEHTLKEVEEV; encoded by the exons ATGTTCACGACCAGGCTCTTCACCCTGGTCCTGGTGGTGCAGCCGCCCCGTGTCCTCCTGGGCATGAAGAAGCGCGGGTTTGGAGCCGGGCTGTGGAACGGCTTCGGGGGGAAGGTGCAGCCAGGGGAGAGCATCGAGGAGGCCGCTCGCAG GGAGCTCCTGGAGGAGAGCGGACTGACTGTGGACACCTTGCAGAAGATGGGTCAGATCACATTTGAATTTGTTGGCAACTCTGAACTCATGGAAGTTCACATCTTCCGAGCAGATCATTTTCATGGAGAGCCAACAGAAAGCGATG AAATGCGTCCACAGTGGTTTCAGCTGGATGAGGTGCCATTCAATCACATGTGGGCAGACGATATCTATTggtttcctctgctgcttcagaaaaagTTGTTTCGTGGCTATTTTAAGTTCCAGGGACAAGACACTATCCTGGAGCACACCCTGAAAGAAGTGGAGGAAGTTTGA
- the MRM2 gene encoding rRNA methyltransferase 2, mitochondrial isoform X2 gives MAWAGGAAAAGDSCRRLVSKCLHSTARFLKKTGAEHWWLQRHLKDPFVKAAKRQHYRCRSAFKLLEIDDKHRILRPGLCVLDCGAAPGAWSQVAVERVNALGTDPAVPTGFVLGVDLLRISPLEGAVFLSERDIADPSTVRAIQGLLPAEKVDVVLSDMAPNATGIKELDHQKLISLCLGLLSLSQSILKPKGTMLCKFWDGRESHLLQNRLKEQFQDVRTIKPQASRKDSAESYYLARLYKGK, from the exons ATGGCGTGGGCGGgaggcgccgccgccgccggggaCAG ctgccGGCGTTTGGTGAGCAAATGTCTCCACAGCACGGCGCGGTTTCTGAAGAAAACTGGAGCTGAGCACTGGTGGCTGCAGCGGCATTTGAAGGATCCCTTTGTCAAGGCGGCGAAGCGGCAGCATTACCGCTGCCGAAGCGCCTTCAAATTACTGGAAATCGACGACAAGCATCGTATTCTTCGTCCAGGACTTTGTGTTCTTGACTGTGGAGCTGCACCTGGTGCTTGGAGCCAGGTTGCTGTAGAGAGGGTCAATGCCTTAGGTACCG atcctgctgtccccaccgGCTTTGTCCTTGGCGTTGACCTCCTGCGGATTTCTCCTCTGGAAGGAGCGGTTTTCCTGTCGGAGAGGGACATTGCAGACCCCAGCACGGTGCGCGCAATTCAGGGTCTGCTTCCCGCAGAGAAGGTGGACGTTGTCCTGAGCGACATGGCGCCGAACGCAACAGGCATTAAAGAACTGGATCATCAGAAGCTGATCAGTCTCTGTTTAGGCCTCCTGAGTCTGTCCCAAAGTATTTTAAAGCCAAAAGGAACAATGCTCTGTAAATTCTGGGATGGACGCGAGTCCCATCTTCTACAAAACAGACTGAAGGAGCAGTTCCAGGATGTGAGAACTATAAAGCCTCAGGCCAGTCGGAAGGACTCAGCTGAATCTTATTATTTGGCAAGACTGTACAAAGGGAAATGA
- the MRM2 gene encoding rRNA methyltransferase 2, mitochondrial isoform X1: protein MAWAGGAAAAGDSCRRLVSKCLHSTARFLKKTGAEHWWLQRHLKDPFVKAAKRQHYRCRSAFKLLEIDDKHRILRPGLCVLDCGAAPGAWSQVAVERVNALGTVCHSFDLDPAVPTGFVLGVDLLRISPLEGAVFLSERDIADPSTVRAIQGLLPAEKVDVVLSDMAPNATGIKELDHQKLISLCLGLLSLSQSILKPKGTMLCKFWDGRESHLLQNRLKEQFQDVRTIKPQASRKDSAESYYLARLYKGK from the exons ATGGCGTGGGCGGgaggcgccgccgccgccggggaCAG ctgccGGCGTTTGGTGAGCAAATGTCTCCACAGCACGGCGCGGTTTCTGAAGAAAACTGGAGCTGAGCACTGGTGGCTGCAGCGGCATTTGAAGGATCCCTTTGTCAAGGCGGCGAAGCGGCAGCATTACCGCTGCCGAAGCGCCTTCAAATTACTGGAAATCGACGACAAGCATCGTATTCTTCGTCCAGGACTTTGTGTTCTTGACTGTGGAGCTGCACCTGGTGCTTGGAGCCAGGTTGCTGTAGAGAGGGTCAATGCCTTAGGTACCG TGTGTCATTCATTCGATCTagatcctgctgtccccaccgGCTTTGTCCTTGGCGTTGACCTCCTGCGGATTTCTCCTCTGGAAGGAGCGGTTTTCCTGTCGGAGAGGGACATTGCAGACCCCAGCACGGTGCGCGCAATTCAGGGTCTGCTTCCCGCAGAGAAGGTGGACGTTGTCCTGAGCGACATGGCGCCGAACGCAACAGGCATTAAAGAACTGGATCATCAGAAGCTGATCAGTCTCTGTTTAGGCCTCCTGAGTCTGTCCCAAAGTATTTTAAAGCCAAAAGGAACAATGCTCTGTAAATTCTGGGATGGACGCGAGTCCCATCTTCTACAAAACAGACTGAAGGAGCAGTTCCAGGATGTGAGAACTATAAAGCCTCAGGCCAGTCGGAAGGACTCAGCTGAATCTTATTATTTGGCAAGACTGTACAAAGGGAAATGA